Proteins encoded in a region of the Gammaproteobacteria bacterium genome:
- a CDS encoding YfhL family 4Fe-4S dicluster ferredoxin: MALLITEECINCDVCEPECPNAAITQGDEIYEINPDLCTECVGHYETSQCVEVCPVDCIIPNPEKQESQEELQSKYEALMADD; encoded by the coding sequence ATGGCTTTATTGATTACTGAAGAATGCATTAACTGCGATGTCTGTGAACCCGAGTGCCCCAACGCTGCCATTACCCAGGGTGACGAGATCTACGAGATCAACCCGGACCTGTGTACAGAATGTGTTGGACATTACGAGACGTCACAATGTGTTGAAGTATGTCCGGTAGACTGCATCATCCCGAATCCTGAAAAACAGGAATCGCAGGAAGAGCTGCAATCCAAGTACGAGGCCCTGATGGCCGATGACTGA
- a CDS encoding insulinase family protein yields the protein MELIRRAALLAPIVLLGACTTTQIHERTLDNGLKIIVQENHRAPVVVSQVWYKVGAIDEPEGLTGISHVLEHLMFKGTKTLKPGEFSRIIAAEGGRENAFTGNDYTAYFQTLEKSRLPVSFRLEADRMQNLVFDESEFQKEAAVVREERRLRTEDNPEALTYEQFNATAYTVHPYRHPIVGWMKDLEAHTLDDMKQWYSNWYAPNNATLVVAGDVRPAEVFSLAEQYFGKLPVRKTARRNIPAEPAQTSARHSTVKAPAKVPYYITGYHVPVLGHGKDEDVYALSVLAGVLDGGNSARLTRELVRGSQVAASAGAGFNGMARGPGMFMLDGTPASGKTVAELESALMQQVERLKQEMVSEDELKRIKAQVLASDIFGRDSVFYQAMRIGMMETIGLDYRTMDDYLDNIKKVTPEKMREVAQKYLVVSNQTTTVLEPQPMNTKSRRKPMPGGGHGRH from the coding sequence ATGGAATTAATCAGACGAGCTGCCTTGTTGGCGCCAATCGTGTTGCTTGGTGCCTGCACCACAACACAAATTCATGAGCGGACCCTGGATAATGGCCTCAAAATCATTGTCCAGGAAAATCACCGGGCACCGGTGGTGGTATCCCAGGTCTGGTACAAGGTTGGTGCCATTGATGAGCCTGAGGGATTGACTGGTATTTCTCATGTACTGGAGCACTTGATGTTCAAGGGTACGAAAACCCTGAAGCCCGGCGAGTTCTCACGTATTATCGCGGCGGAAGGTGGCCGGGAAAACGCTTTTACCGGCAATGATTACACCGCCTACTTCCAGACCCTGGAAAAATCACGCTTGCCAGTGAGTTTCCGCCTGGAAGCGGACCGCATGCAAAACCTGGTTTTCGACGAATCGGAGTTCCAGAAAGAGGCAGCAGTTGTCCGTGAGGAACGTCGCCTGCGTACGGAAGACAATCCCGAGGCGCTGACTTACGAGCAGTTTAATGCCACCGCTTACACCGTGCACCCTTACAGGCATCCCATCGTCGGCTGGATGAAGGACCTGGAGGCGCATACGCTTGATGACATGAAGCAGTGGTACAGCAACTGGTATGCGCCCAATAATGCCACGCTGGTTGTCGCCGGTGATGTGCGGCCTGCCGAGGTGTTCAGTCTTGCAGAACAGTACTTCGGCAAGCTGCCGGTACGAAAGACGGCACGTCGCAACATTCCTGCAGAACCCGCACAAACCAGCGCCAGGCACAGTACTGTCAAGGCGCCGGCAAAAGTACCTTATTACATAACCGGTTATCATGTACCGGTGCTCGGGCACGGCAAGGATGAGGATGTCTACGCGCTCAGTGTGCTGGCAGGCGTACTGGATGGTGGTAACAGCGCGCGCCTGACGCGTGAGCTGGTGCGAGGCAGCCAGGTTGCTGCCTCGGCCGGTGCCGGGTTTAATGGCATGGCGCGCGGCCCGGGCATGTTCATGCTCGATGGCACACCGGCTTCCGGCAAGACCGTGGCCGAACTTGAATCCGCGCTGATGCAACAGGTTGAGCGCCTGAAGCAGGAAATGGTCAGCGAGGATGAGTTAAAGCGTATCAAGGCGCAGGTGCTGGCCAGCGATATATTTGGCCGGGATTCGGTGTTTTACCAGGCTATGCGCATCGGCATGATGGAAACCATTGGCCTTGATTACCGCACCATGGATGATTACCTCGACAATATCAAGAAGGTAACACCTGAAAAGATGCGTGAGGTGGCGCAAAAATACCTGGTTGTCAGCAACCAGACAACAACGGTGCTGGAGCCTCAGCCCATGAACACCAAGTCACGTCGCAAGCCGATGCCGGGAGGTGGTCATGGGCGTCATTAA
- a CDS encoding insulinase family protein: protein MGVIKSVVTFVLLGLAASALAGPDIQTWKLDNGTKVLFVPARDLPMVQLSLVFDAGSARDPEHRSGLAGFVAGMLEEGAAGLTANQVADGFESLGAEFSAGVDNDMAMINLRSLADSDYLDPAIELMQKLVTRPDFPEASLARERARAIVGFARARQQPDYIGKIRFFDAMYGKHPYAHQTEGDEASVKTIAVDDLKQFHKQFYVGNNAVLAIVGDLSGKAARTLANRLAGTLPAGNSATDIPKVSLPAASYKKHIPFQSTQTHIFIGQPGMSRTDPDYFSLYVGNYILGGGGFVSRLMDQVREKQGLAYSVYSYFWPLREPGPFQIGMQTKNSERDKALALLDRILRDFVKNGPTDAELKAAKQNLTGGFPMRIDSNKKISGYLAVIGFYDLPLDYIDRFIGNVEAVTVESIRDAFRRRVHPDKMVTITVGG, encoded by the coding sequence ATGGGCGTCATTAAATCTGTCGTAACATTTGTATTGCTGGGACTGGCTGCCAGTGCGCTGGCCGGGCCTGACATTCAGACCTGGAAACTGGATAACGGCACGAAAGTATTGTTTGTGCCGGCGCGTGATCTGCCCATGGTTCAGCTGAGCCTGGTGTTTGATGCCGGCAGTGCGCGTGACCCGGAACATCGATCCGGCCTGGCCGGATTTGTTGCCGGCATGCTGGAAGAGGGCGCCGCCGGCCTGACGGCCAACCAGGTGGCAGATGGATTTGAATCCCTGGGTGCCGAGTTCAGTGCCGGTGTTGATAACGACATGGCCATGATAAACCTGCGTAGCCTGGCGGACAGCGACTATCTTGATCCGGCCATTGAATTGATGCAGAAACTGGTCACCCGTCCGGATTTTCCTGAAGCCAGCCTCGCTCGTGAGCGCGCGCGTGCCATCGTGGGTTTCGCTCGTGCGCGGCAGCAGCCGGACTATATCGGGAAAATCCGGTTCTTTGATGCCATGTACGGCAAGCATCCCTACGCGCATCAAACTGAAGGCGATGAAGCCAGTGTCAAGACGATAGCTGTTGACGACCTGAAGCAGTTCCACAAGCAGTTTTACGTAGGCAACAACGCCGTGTTGGCCATAGTAGGTGATCTATCAGGCAAGGCTGCAAGGACATTGGCAAACAGGCTTGCCGGCACACTGCCAGCCGGTAACAGCGCCACTGATATTCCGAAAGTGTCGTTACCCGCCGCTTCCTACAAAAAACATATTCCGTTCCAGTCCACGCAGACCCATATCTTTATTGGCCAGCCGGGCATGTCGCGCACGGACCCTGATTACTTCAGTCTTTATGTCGGTAACTATATCCTGGGTGGCGGCGGTTTTGTTTCGCGGCTGATGGACCAGGTGCGTGAAAAGCAGGGACTGGCTTACAGTGTCTACAGTTATTTCTGGCCATTGCGCGAGCCCGGACCTTTCCAGATCGGCATGCAAACCAAGAACAGCGAACGCGACAAGGCACTGGCGTTGCTGGACAGGATACTGCGCGATTTTGTAAAGAACGGTCCAACTGATGCGGAATTGAAGGCTGCCAAGCAAAACCTGACCGGCGGTTTCCCCATGCGTATAGATAGCAACAAGAAAATCAGCGGCTATCTTGCGGTCATCGGGTTCTATGACTTGCCGCTGGATTATATTGACCGGTTCATCGGCAATGTTGAAGCCGTCACCGTTGAAAGCATCCGCGATGCGTTCCGGCGTCGCGTGCACCCTGACAAGATGGTTACCATTACTGTCGGTGGCTAG
- a CDS encoding phytanoyl-CoA dioxygenase family protein → MIADYHNNGFLPVRGLVDHVTAGRLRQQLDELLTVLSPTHPYWQKDIVPLSVLSPRRNPGIEAASLAAVPFIIGNLPVLLPGIFSAAIGEPVKTLATTLLGSNNIEFNFANVTRKPAHIGPNMAWHRDHPNQYICPRNADDFLRILIALDPVTPANGALQVIPGSHRNNEGDCKLMSQTDELVSLAMEPGDAIALHPSTCHGGPENRSDVDRNLVIVQISRAGVEYDYNEAELYTGVNMDAIRHAQTRRPGV, encoded by the coding sequence ATGATCGCAGACTACCACAACAATGGCTTTCTTCCGGTTCGGGGACTTGTCGACCATGTCACTGCCGGCAGGCTCAGGCAACAACTGGACGAGTTGCTGACGGTGTTGTCTCCGACTCACCCATACTGGCAAAAAGATATTGTACCGCTCAGCGTGTTAAGCCCCCGTCGCAATCCCGGTATCGAAGCTGCATCCCTGGCTGCCGTGCCATTTATTATCGGCAACCTGCCTGTGCTGTTGCCCGGCATCTTTTCCGCCGCTATCGGTGAGCCCGTGAAAACACTCGCAACAACACTTTTGGGCAGTAACAATATTGAATTTAATTTTGCCAATGTTACGCGCAAGCCGGCACACATTGGTCCCAACATGGCCTGGCACCGGGATCATCCCAACCAGTACATATGCCCGCGAAATGCTGACGATTTCCTGCGCATCCTGATTGCGCTTGACCCGGTCACCCCGGCCAATGGTGCTTTGCAGGTTATTCCCGGCAGTCATCGCAATAATGAAGGTGATTGCAAATTGATGAGTCAGACCGATGAACTTGTGTCACTGGCTATGGAGCCTGGCGACGCCATTGCCCTGCATCCTTCCACTTGTCATGGCGGCCCTGAAAACCGCTCTGATGTCGACCGCAACCTGGTTATTGTCCAGATCAGCCGGGCCGGCGTCGAATATGACTACAATGAAGCCGAGTTGTACACGGGTGTTAACATGGATGCGATCCGGCACGCGCAAACGCGACGACCAGGCGTGTAA
- a CDS encoding cereblon family protein has translation MNGSPGIKKGLSDDALFHCTLHRFSATAGLPALQLLESDSATQKLPDDAVDSPIKPDSHSHILCVRCRHLVTHARFRIEFNNQHVYCFRNPAGVDFVICCYSEAHGCVPIGDWTTAHSWFRGYHWVPVLCAACNNHLGWAYNNAAGMHFYGLIMDQLLEERPN, from the coding sequence ATGAACGGTTCACCTGGCATTAAAAAGGGCCTCTCTGATGATGCCCTTTTTCATTGCACTCTTCACCGCTTCAGTGCTACTGCCGGGCTGCCCGCCCTCCAATTGCTTGAATCCGACAGCGCTACACAAAAACTCCCTGATGATGCTGTTGATTCGCCGATCAAACCCGACAGTCATAGCCACATTCTGTGCGTACGCTGCCGACACCTTGTTACCCATGCCCGGTTCCGTATCGAGTTCAATAACCAGCACGTTTACTGTTTTCGAAATCCTGCCGGAGTCGATTTTGTTATCTGCTGTTACAGCGAGGCTCACGGATGTGTTCCAATCGGTGACTGGACGACAGCGCACAGCTGGTTCAGGGGTTATCACTGGGTTCCGGTGTTATGCGCAGCCTGCAACAACCACCTGGGCTGGGCATATAACAACGCTGCCGGAATGCATTTTTATGGCCTGATCATGGATCAGTTACTGGAAGAACGACCTAACTGA
- the ftsY gene encoding signal recognition particle-docking protein FtsY, whose product MTDDTHSGTDAPKKNGWLSRLGQKLGATRQSLGAGLGNLLLGRKQLDQELIDDLEDILLTADIGIDATGAIISDITGKIARKELSDPEAVYRAIQAELEKLLLPCQQALTIPEQTRPYIIMMVGVNGVGKTTTTGKITHRLKQQGFKVVLAAGDTFRAAAVEQLQQWGQRNDVDVIAQPTGADAASVAHDAVEAARARRADVLIIDTAGRQHTHSDLMQELQKIKRVINKLDNSAPHEVMLTLDAGTGQNALSQLEHFNNAVGVTGINLTKLDGTAKGGIIVAIARRFGIPVRFIGVGESAEDLRPFDATEFIHALFDNQERG is encoded by the coding sequence ATGACAGACGACACGCATTCCGGGACAGATGCCCCGAAGAAAAACGGCTGGCTGTCGCGCCTGGGTCAGAAACTGGGCGCGACCCGGCAATCGCTTGGCGCCGGCCTGGGGAACCTGCTGCTCGGACGGAAGCAACTGGACCAGGAGTTGATCGATGATCTTGAGGATATTCTGCTTACCGCGGATATCGGTATCGACGCCACCGGAGCCATTATCAGCGACATCACCGGCAAGATTGCGCGCAAGGAATTATCGGACCCGGAAGCGGTCTACCGGGCCATCCAGGCCGAACTGGAAAAACTGCTGCTACCCTGTCAGCAGGCACTCACCATACCGGAACAGACACGGCCCTACATTATAATGATGGTCGGAGTAAACGGGGTTGGCAAAACCACTACTACCGGCAAAATTACCCATCGTCTCAAACAGCAGGGATTCAAGGTGGTGCTCGCTGCCGGCGATACCTTCCGCGCCGCGGCCGTTGAACAGTTACAGCAATGGGGTCAGCGCAACGATGTCGATGTCATCGCCCAGCCTACCGGCGCCGACGCTGCATCAGTGGCTCATGATGCAGTTGAAGCAGCGCGTGCGCGACGTGCTGACGTGCTGATTATCGACACTGCCGGGCGCCAGCATACGCACTCCGACCTGATGCAGGAACTTCAAAAAATCAAGCGCGTTATCAACAAGCTGGACAACAGCGCGCCGCATGAAGTCATGCTTACCCTGGACGCCGGCACCGGGCAAAACGCGTTATCGCAACTTGAGCACTTTAACAATGCTGTTGGCGTAACCGGCATTAACCTGACCAAGCTCGACGGCACAGCCAAGGGCGGCATCATTGTTGCCATTGCCCGCCGGTTTGGTATCCCGGTTCGTTTTATCGGTGTCGGCGAATCAGCTGAAGACCTTCGTCCATTTGATGCCACTGAATTCATACACGCCCTTTTTGATAACCAGGAACGGGGCTGA
- the ftsX gene encoding permease-like cell division protein FtsX, giving the protein MKNYFMRHLQVLFYSLGQLARTPLASLMSLLVIGISLALPAVLYVTLENIQQLSTGWGGNAQVSVFLKHGTNDADARALAAQLQQHEHVSVVQYIDPDAALAEFKQHSGFGDALDALDRNPLPGVLLVEPAENTSAAQLDELVETLGTLPQVDLAQLDMKWVKRLKALLEIARRSVLLLGGLLAVGVVLTTSNTIRLAILNRRQEIEIMKLIGATNAFIRRPFLYSGWFYGLFGGTVAWLLVTGGLWALAEPIQHLVALYGSDYRLAGLSAPASLVLLGGGALMGWLGARIAVSRHLAEIEPR; this is encoded by the coding sequence ATGAAAAATTATTTCATGCGGCATCTGCAGGTATTGTTTTACAGCCTTGGCCAGCTGGCGCGAACACCGCTTGCCTCGCTGATGAGCTTGCTGGTAATTGGTATCAGTCTCGCGCTGCCGGCCGTCTTGTACGTCACACTGGAAAACATCCAGCAACTCAGTACCGGCTGGGGCGGCAACGCCCAGGTCAGCGTATTTCTGAAGCACGGTACAAATGATGCTGACGCCCGCGCCCTGGCAGCTCAACTGCAACAGCACGAACACGTTTCGGTTGTACAGTATATCGATCCGGACGCGGCGCTGGCGGAATTCAAACAACACTCGGGTTTCGGTGACGCCCTGGATGCGCTGGACAGGAACCCGTTGCCGGGTGTGTTACTGGTCGAACCGGCTGAAAACACCTCAGCCGCGCAACTGGACGAGCTTGTTGAGACTCTTGGCACGCTTCCACAGGTGGACCTTGCACAACTGGACATGAAATGGGTCAAACGCCTGAAGGCGCTGCTTGAAATTGCCCGTCGCAGCGTGCTGCTGCTTGGTGGCTTGCTTGCCGTCGGTGTCGTGCTGACTACCAGTAACACCATTCGATTGGCGATACTGAATCGGCGCCAGGAAATCGAAATCATGAAACTCATAGGCGCAACCAACGCCTTCATTCGTCGGCCGTTCCTGTATTCCGGGTGGTTCTACGGCCTGTTTGGCGGTACCGTCGCCTGGCTGCTGGTCACAGGCGGCCTGTGGGCACTGGCTGAACCAATACAGCACCTGGTAGCCCTGTACGGTAGCGATTACCGCCTGGCCGGCCTGTCCGCTCCTGCGAGCCTGGTGTTGCTTGGAGGCGGTGCCTTGATGGGCTGGCTGGGCGCCCGCATTGCCGTAAGCCGTCATTTAGCTGAAATTGAACCCCGCTAG
- the rpoH gene encoding RNA polymerase sigma factor RpoH, producing MANNFPLAVNLNTENGLAHYFQLVNQLPALEAEEEFELATRYQSHGDLDAVRQLILSQLHSVVRIARKFTGYGLPQADLIQEGNIGLMKAVKHFDPSRGVRLVSFAVHWIRAEIYDYILRNWRIVKVATTKAQRKLFFNLRKARTRLGWMNQDEIKALANDLDVPEKTVTEMESRMSGQDIAFDMNDSDDDDYFQASPAGYLQDMRYNPEVLANQTSSESDQEQQIHLALAELDDRSRDIVTRRWLNDDKATLHELADEYGVSAERIRQLEKKAMAKMKQVMLA from the coding sequence ATGGCAAACAATTTTCCGTTAGCAGTAAACCTGAATACCGAAAACGGTCTGGCCCACTATTTCCAACTGGTCAACCAGTTACCGGCACTGGAAGCCGAGGAAGAATTTGAACTGGCCACACGTTACCAGAGCCACGGTGACCTGGATGCGGTCCGCCAGCTGATCCTGTCACAGCTTCATTCCGTGGTTCGCATAGCCCGCAAGTTTACCGGCTATGGCCTGCCACAAGCCGACCTGATCCAGGAAGGCAATATCGGCCTGATGAAGGCAGTAAAACATTTTGATCCGTCACGTGGCGTGCGCCTGGTGTCATTTGCCGTGCACTGGATTCGGGCGGAAATCTACGATTACATTCTGCGCAATTGGCGCATTGTCAAAGTCGCTACCACCAAGGCCCAGCGCAAACTGTTTTTCAACCTGCGCAAGGCGCGCACCCGCCTGGGCTGGATGAACCAGGATGAAATCAAGGCGCTGGCCAACGACCTGGATGTACCGGAGAAAACAGTCACCGAAATGGAATCCCGCATGAGCGGCCAGGACATCGCTTTCGACATGAATGACAGCGATGACGATGATTATTTCCAGGCCAGTCCCGCCGGTTACCTGCAGGACATGCGTTACAACCCGGAAGTCCTGGCAAACCAGACGTCGTCTGAATCAGACCAGGAGCAACAGATTCACCTGGCGCTGGCGGAACTTGATGATCGCAGCCGCGATATTGTCACCCGTCGCTGGCTCAACGACGACAAGGCAACCCTGCATGAACTCGCCGACGAGTATGGCGTATCGGCTGAACGCATTCGCCAGCTGGAGAAAAAGGCCATGGCGAAGATGAAACAGGTCATGCTTGCCTGA
- the rsmD gene encoding 16S rRNA (guanine(966)-N(2))-methyltransferase RsmD codes for MATRKHHHYPGVLRIIGGQWRGRKLPVPESDGLRPTPNRVRETLFNWLRPHLPGARCLDVTAGTGSLCLEALSQGADKVVMVEQSAEAVRALRQNLESLGAGDRAQLIQGDGLAFLDGPVTPVDIIFLDPPFRSDLVARCSRKIAERGWLKSGGLVYIEAPREMSPLPIPDDWSLIRSKTAGKVGYHLARSGHSQE; via the coding sequence TTGGCTACGCGAAAACATCATCACTATCCGGGCGTGCTTCGCATTATTGGCGGCCAGTGGCGAGGTCGCAAGTTGCCGGTGCCGGAGAGTGATGGCTTGAGGCCCACGCCCAACCGGGTACGCGAGACCCTGTTTAACTGGCTGCGTCCACACTTGCCCGGTGCCCGGTGCCTGGATGTGACCGCCGGGACCGGGAGCCTTTGTCTCGAGGCCTTGTCGCAAGGCGCTGATAAGGTGGTCATGGTGGAACAGTCGGCTGAGGCCGTGCGTGCGCTGCGCCAGAACCTTGAGTCGCTCGGAGCCGGTGACCGCGCCCAACTGATCCAGGGCGATGGGCTGGCGTTTCTCGATGGCCCGGTTACGCCGGTGGATATTATTTTTCTGGACCCGCCATTTCGCAGTGACCTTGTCGCCCGCTGCTCTCGAAAGATTGCCGAACGTGGCTGGTTGAAATCGGGTGGCCTGGTCTATATTGAAGCCCCGAGGGAAATGAGTCCCTTGCCGATCCCGGACGACTGGTCACTGATTCGCAGCAAAACAGCGGGTAAGGTGGGGTATCATCTGGCCCGATCCGGACATTCTCAGGAGTAA
- the ggt gene encoding gamma-glutamyltransferase translates to MNCLLRTTIIAGLTGLLASHVALADQNTGLRPAIASAHPLATLAGMRTLERGGNAFDAAITVSAVLAVVEPTGSGMGGGGFWLLHQADSGRQVMIDGRERAPLAAHRNMYLDSQGQPVPGLSLDGPLAAAIPGQPAALDYLARHYGRLPLVQSLAPAIRVAKLGFPVGEHYRQMAGLRLEALREHGAGAVFLDKGRLPGRGYVLRQPDLANMLELLAKHGRDGIYAGAFAERLVDGVREAGGIWSMKDLAEYNIVEREPIRLSYRGYRATSAPLPSSGGIVLAQIFNILGGFDLAAIDPVKRKHLVIEAMRLAYRDRARYLGDSDHVKVNVQELVSAGYTDRLRNDIDPDAATPSTFMEGTGATRNKGEDTTHFSIIDKDGNRVAATLSINYPFGSGFMVPGTGMVLNNEMDDFSIKPGVPNVYGLVGNEANAIAPGKRPLSSMSPTFIENEDSVLIIGTPGGSRIISMVLLASLEMMEGRGNVKDWVSLPRYHHQYLPDSVTIEPGALSVKQRSDLEAMGHSINERDASYGNMHAVYWNRKAGKLESASDPRGEGMAKTGN, encoded by the coding sequence ATGAACTGCTTGCTCAGGACGACGATTATTGCCGGTTTGACCGGGTTGCTTGCCAGCCATGTTGCCCTGGCTGACCAGAATACGGGCCTGCGGCCCGCCATTGCCTCGGCACATCCGCTGGCCACCCTGGCCGGGATGCGTACCCTGGAGCGGGGCGGTAACGCCTTTGACGCCGCGATAACCGTGAGCGCGGTATTGGCAGTGGTGGAGCCAACCGGATCCGGCATGGGTGGTGGCGGGTTCTGGTTGCTGCACCAGGCGGACAGTGGTCGCCAGGTAATGATTGATGGCAGGGAACGGGCGCCGTTGGCCGCTCACCGCAACATGTACCTTGATTCACAAGGGCAACCGGTACCCGGGTTGTCACTGGATGGGCCACTGGCCGCAGCTATTCCCGGACAGCCGGCAGCGCTGGATTACCTTGCGCGTCACTACGGTCGTCTGCCATTGGTGCAAAGCCTGGCGCCGGCCATTCGTGTTGCGAAGCTTGGCTTTCCTGTGGGCGAGCATTATCGGCAAATGGCCGGGCTCAGGCTTGAAGCACTTCGTGAGCATGGCGCCGGCGCTGTATTTCTTGATAAGGGCCGGCTGCCCGGGCGTGGCTATGTTCTGCGTCAGCCGGATCTTGCCAACATGTTGGAGTTGCTGGCCAAGCACGGGCGCGATGGAATCTACGCGGGCGCCTTCGCCGAGAGGCTGGTAGATGGAGTCCGTGAGGCAGGCGGAATCTGGTCGATGAAGGATCTGGCTGAGTACAACATTGTTGAACGCGAACCAATCAGGTTGAGTTATCGTGGCTATCGGGCAACGTCCGCACCGTTGCCATCATCAGGCGGTATTGTGCTGGCACAAATATTCAACATTCTTGGCGGTTTTGACCTGGCTGCCATCGACCCGGTCAAGCGCAAGCATCTTGTCATCGAAGCCATGCGCCTGGCTTATCGTGATCGTGCCCGTTACCTGGGCGACAGTGACCATGTAAAAGTCAATGTCCAGGAATTGGTTTCAGCCGGCTACACCGATCGCCTGCGCAATGATATTGACCCTGATGCAGCAACACCCAGTACCTTCATGGAGGGTACCGGTGCAACCCGAAACAAGGGCGAAGACACGACACACTTTTCCATTATCGACAAGGATGGTAACCGGGTTGCGGCAACGTTAAGTATCAATTATCCATTTGGTTCGGGTTTCATGGTGCCCGGCACCGGCATGGTGCTGAACAACGAGATGGATGATTTTTCCATCAAGCCCGGAGTGCCGAACGTATACGGGCTGGTAGGCAATGAAGCCAATGCCATCGCCCCGGGCAAGCGGCCGTTATCAAGCATGTCGCCAACATTTATCGAGAATGAAGATAGTGTATTGATAATTGGCACGCCCGGTGGCAGTCGTATTATCAGCATGGTGCTGCTGGCATCACTTGAGATGATGGAAGGGCGCGGCAATGTAAAAGACTGGGTCAGCCTGCCACGTTACCATCACCAGTACCTGCCGGACTCCGTGACTATCGAGCCCGGTGCATTGTCCGTAAAACAACGTTCAGACCTGGAGGCCATGGGCCACAGCATCAACGAGCGTGACGCGAGTTACGGCAACATGCATGCCGTGTACTGGAACAGGAAAGCAGGCAAGCTTGAATCTGCCAGTGATCCGCGTGGAGAAGGAATGGCAAAAACCGGGAACTGA
- the coaD gene encoding pantetheine-phosphate adenylyltransferase has product MTRALYPGTFDPITNGHTDLVRRAARLFDGVVVAVAANPGKTPLFDLDTRVAMATDVLKGVKGVEVTGFDNLLINCVREHGAQVILRGLRAVSDFEYEFQMAGMNRRLAEDVETVFLTPSEEDMFISATLVKEIAAYGGNVTEFVDSRVAAALAAKLGK; this is encoded by the coding sequence ATGACGCGCGCCTTGTATCCAGGCACATTCGATCCTATTACCAATGGCCACACAGACCTGGTTCGGCGGGCGGCACGCCTGTTTGATGGTGTGGTCGTGGCGGTGGCGGCCAACCCGGGAAAAACGCCTTTATTTGATCTGGATACGCGCGTTGCCATGGCAACGGACGTGTTGAAAGGAGTCAAGGGGGTCGAGGTGACCGGCTTTGACAACCTGCTGATCAACTGTGTGCGTGAGCATGGAGCCCAGGTGATTCTCCGCGGTCTGCGCGCCGTTTCTGATTTTGAGTATGAATTCCAGATGGCAGGCATGAATCGACGACTCGCCGAAGACGTGGAGACCGTATTCCTGACGCCGTCGGAGGAAGACATGTTTATTTCGGCAACATTGGTCAAGGAAATCGCCGCCTACGGCGGAAACGTGACTGAATTTGTGGACTCCCGTGTGGCGGCTGCGCTGGCTGCCAAGCTGGGAAAATAG
- the ftsE gene encoding cell division ATP-binding protein FtsE, with amino-acid sequence MIHFHHVSKRYPQGHDALKSVSFHIDDDEMVFLAGHSGAGKSTVLKLISLIERPSRGECMINNKNVMKIPRWRIPYFRRDIGIVFQDHKLLMDRTVFDNVSLPLVVAGHNHREISRRVNAALDKVDLLNKAKLLPVTLSGGEQQRVGIARAVVNKPAILLADEPTGNLDERLSDEIMDLFAEFNQHGVTVFIATHDLRQLKRMQKRVLQLHQGELVFDSLEQPL; translated from the coding sequence ATGATTCACTTTCATCACGTCAGCAAGCGCTATCCACAGGGTCATGATGCCCTGAAGTCTGTCAGCTTTCATATTGACGATGATGAGATGGTATTTCTCGCCGGGCATTCAGGTGCCGGAAAAAGCACGGTACTCAAGCTCATCTCGTTGATCGAACGCCCCAGTCGGGGCGAATGCATGATCAACAACAAGAATGTCATGAAGATTCCACGCTGGCGCATCCCCTATTTTCGTCGCGATATCGGCATTGTTTTCCAGGACCACAAATTACTGATGGATCGCACGGTGTTTGACAACGTTTCGCTGCCGCTGGTCGTGGCTGGCCACAACCACCGCGAAATTTCCCGCCGGGTGAACGCGGCACTCGACAAGGTCGACTTGCTGAACAAGGCCAAACTGCTGCCGGTAACCCTCTCAGGCGGTGAACAGCAGCGAGTGGGCATTGCCCGTGCCGTGGTCAACAAGCCGGCCATTCTGCTCGCCGATGAACCCACAGGCAATCTTGACGAGCGCCTTTCTGACGAAATCATGGACCTGTTCGCAGAATTCAACCAGCATGGTGTGACCGTTTTTATCGCCACCCATGACCTGCGCCAGCTCAAGCGCATGCAAAAACGTGTGCTCCAGCTTCACCAGGGTGAACTGGTATTTGACAGTCTCGAGCAACCGCTATGA